The following coding sequences lie in one Arachis hypogaea cultivar Tifrunner chromosome 4, arahy.Tifrunner.gnm2.J5K5, whole genome shotgun sequence genomic window:
- the LOC112795943 gene encoding chitin elicitor receptor kinase 1 produces the protein MSRKPNARKQQHVPLIDLHILCYLLLFPATTTKSEAKCSSGCNLALASYYLWPGTNLTYITTIFGKPQSEILKYNPEIKNPDSIDKQERINVPFSCDCLNGDFLGHTFSYETHRGDTYNNIAHVAFSNLTTEEWLSRVNSYPALNIPDGVQINVTVNCSCGDIHVSKDYGLFATYPLRIGQDLKTVAAESAVPAELLQRYNQGSDFGAGNGIVFVPAKDENGKFPPLPLGSGISGGAIASIIGGAVAGLLLLALVLYFALFRRKKVVAEVSLLPHDQFTQLQHGCGSRLSKGSESSPVISPRLTGITVDKSVEFSYEQLAKATNGFSIANKIGQGGFGSVYYAELRDEKAAIKKMDMQASKEFLAELKVLTHVHHLNLVRLIGYCVEGSLFLVYEYIENGNLSQHLRGSGRDSLSWPIRVQIALDSARGLEYIHEHTVPVYIHRDIKSANILIDKNFRGKVADFGLTRLTEYGSSSLQTRLVGTFGYMPPEYAQYGEVSPKIDVYAFGVVLYELISGKEAIIKTNEIVTESKGLVALFEEVLSQTDPKEDLSKYVDPRLGDNYPVDSVFKMCQLARACTHENPQLRPSMRSIVVALMTLSSATEDWDVGSFYENQALVYLMAGR, from the exons ATGAGCAGAAAGCCAAACGCAAGAAAACAGCAGCATGTTCCATTGATTGATCTCCATATTCTCTGTTATCTTCTCTTGTTCCCTGCCACAACCACAAAATCCGAAGCTAAATGCAGTTCTGGGTGCAACCTTGCACTAGCTTCCTACTACCTATGGCCAGGAACAAACCTCACTTACATCACCACCATCTTCGGAAAACCACAGTCAGAGATTCTGAAATACAACCCTGAAATAAAAAACCCAGATTCCATTGATAAGCAAGAAAGGATCAACGTTCCCTTCTCATGTGACTGCTTGAACGGTGATTTCTTAGGTCACACTTTTTCATACGAAACACATCGCGGTGACACGTACAATAACATTGCTCATGTTGCTTTCTCAAACCTCACAACTGAGGAGTGGCTGAGTAGGGTTAATAGCTATCCAGCTTTAAACATTCCTGATGGTGTTCAGATCAATGTCACTGTAAATTGTTCCTGCGGAGATATACATGTGTCTAAAGATTATGGATTGTTTGCCACGTATCCCCTTAGGATCGGCCAGGATTTGAAGACGGTGGCGGCCGAATCCGCCGTGCCGGCCGAGTTGCTGCAGAGGTACAATCAGGGCTCTGATTTTGGTGCCGGGAATGGGATTGTTTTTGTGCCGGCCAAAG ATGAAAATGGAAAGTTTCCGCCACTGCCATTGGG ATCAG GAATCTCTGGTGGAGCCATTGCTAGCATTATTGGAGGTGCTGTTGCTGGATTATTACTATTGGCACTTGTTCTCTATTTTGCTCTATTTAGAAGAAAGAAAGTGGTGGCTGAGGTGTCCCTTCTCCCTCATGATCAATTCACTCAACTCCAACATG GTTGTGGAAGCAGGTTGAGTAAGGGATCAGAATCTTCCCCTGTGATTTCACCAAGGTTGACCGGTATTACAGTTGACAAATCAGTGGAGTTCTCATATGAACAGTTGGCCAAAGCTACTAATGGCTTTAGCATAGCTAACAAAATTGGTCAAGGTGGTTTTGGTTCTGTATACTATGCAGAGCTTAGGGATGAG AAAGCTGCAATTAAGAAAATGGATATGCAAGCATCAAAAGAATTCCTTGCTGAACTCAAGGTTCTAACACACGTCCATCACTTGAACTTG GTGCGTTTAATAGGATACTGTGTTGAAGGCTCCTTATTTTTGGTTTATGAATACATTGAGAATGGCAATCTAAGTCAACATTTGCGTGGCTCGG GGAGGGATTCATTATCATGGCCTATTAGAGTTCAAATTGCACTGGATTCAGCAAGAGGACTGGAATACATTCATGAGCATACAGTTCCTGTCTATATCCATAGAGATATTAAGTCAGCAAACATTTTGATAGACAAAAACTTTCGCGGAAAG GTTGCAGATTTTGGTTTAACAAGATTGACTGAATATGGTAGCTCTTCATTACAGACACGTCTTGTTGGTACATTTGGCTATATGCCTCCAGA ATATGCACAGTATGGTGAAGTTTCCCCCAAAATAGATGTATATGCTTTTGGTGTTGTTCTCTATGAACTCATATCCGGAAAGGAAGCTATTATCAAGACAAATGAGATTGTGACCGAATCAAAAGGGCTAGTTGCCTTG TTTGAAGAGGTTCTTAGTCAAACAGATCCAAAAGAAGATCTTTCAAAATATGTTGACCCTAGACTTGGTGACAACTACCCTGTTGACTCTGTATTTAAG ATGTGTCAACTTGCTAGAGCATGCACACATGAAAATCCTCAACTAAGGCCAAGCATGAGATCAATTGTGGTAGCATTAATGACACTTTCGTCAGCAACTGAGGATTGGGATGTTGGCTCTTTCTATGAAAACCAAGCTTTGGTGTATCTAATGGCTGGAAGGTAG